A stretch of DNA from Candidatus Eisenbacteria bacterium:
CTCGTGCCCCTCGCCGCAATCCTCGCGGACTTGGACAGAGAAGGTGAGACCGAGGGCGCGCGCCAGAAGATTGCCCGATGGTACTGGTGCGGGGTGCTTGGAGAGCTCTACGGCGGTGCGATTGAGAGCCGATTCGCGCGCGACCTGCCGGAGGTGACTGCCTTCGTTCGCGGCGACGCGACGGAACCCATCACGATTCAGGAGTCGAGCTTCCAGACCAACCGTCTCCTCACGCTGCGCACACGGAACAGCTCCGCGTACAAGGGACTGTACGCCCTCCTCATGCGCGACGGCGGCCGGGACTTCCGAACCGGCGAACCGATCGAGGCACAAACCTTCTTTGACGAGAAGATCGACATTCATCATATCTTTCCTGAGCAGTGGTGCAAGGCGGCCGGTCTCGATGGAAGCATCTACAACAGCATCATTAACAAGACGGCTCTCTCGGCAACAACCAATCGGCAGATCGGAGGTCGTGCGCCGTCGAAGTACCTTCCTGCTATCGAGAAGGCTGCTGGAATCGACTCCGGGCGGATGGATGCGATCCTGCGATCTCATTGCATCTCGCCGGAAGACCTTCGCACGGACCGTTTTTGGGAGTTCTTCGAGTCGCGCGCGGAGGCGCTGATCCAACGGATCGAAGCCGCCACAGGCAAGAAGATCACCCGGGAGTTGGACCTATTCCGCGCCGGGGTGGTCCCCGAGGCGTACGACGAAGAGCCTGAGGACTGGGACGCAGACGAGGCGCAGGCCGAGACGGCGTCGTAAACGGTCGGCAGCATCAGGATGAAGCTTGGGAACATCCTCCCCCTTGCCGCCGGGCCGAGCACGGACTAGAATGAGTTCGCCATTCGGTCCGGGCGCTCCGAGCGCTGCGGATCGATCCACGATCGAGGGGGGCCCCTTCAACATGCCCAGATCTTTCGGTCAACTTCGAGAGGACGATCCGCGGTCTCTTCCCTCCTACTCCATCCCGGATGCCGCGCGCTACCTTCTCGTCCCTCCGGCGACGGTCCGTTCGTGGGTCGCGGGACGTCCGTACCCGACGCAGTCGGGAGTTCGCCGCTTTTCGCCCGTGATCGCGCCCGCGGATTCGAAGAAGCTCATTCTCTCATTCGTCAACCTTGTCGAGATCCATGTCCTCTCGGCCGTGCGAAAGGAGCACAACGTGCGCCTGCTGCACGTGCGGTCGGCGATCGATTACCTGAAGCGCCATTTCGCGTCGCCTCATCCTCTCGCGGATCAGAGGCTCGCCTCCGACGGCGTCGATCTCTTTGTCGAGAAGTTC
This window harbors:
- a CDS encoding DUF433 domain-containing protein, which produces MPRSFGQLREDDPRSLPSYSIPDAARYLLVPPATVRSWVAGRPYPTQSGVRRFSPVIAPADSKKLILSFVNLVEIHVLSAVRKEHNVRLLHVRSAIDYLKRHFASPHPLADQRLASDGVDLFVEKFGQLINISQSGQLGIREFLLAHLKRVEWDARGIPFRLYPFTRAAVPEAPKTVMIDPLIAFGRPVLVGTGIPTTVIAERYKAGESIEDLAEDYGRSHQEIQEAIRCELFLHAA